The genome window GGCGAGTAGGAGGTTTCCTTACCTTTTGGGTCGCCCACGGTTGGTGCTCTTGTGCTGGTGCTCGTAGGCTAGGTTCTCAAGCCAGGAAGGCACCTCCTGTTTGGCCTCCACCAAGATATCCAGCAGATCTTTAGTGATGTTGCTGTTCTTATCATTGTAGAAGGATGTGGCCAGCCCTGAAGATACATCAATAATTCAAACAGATGTTCTGGCAAAAATAAGGTGCCTACAAGTTATTTCTATAAACAGCAAACTCACCAAGGTTTCCCACACGGCCTGTACGACCAATGCGGTGGACGTATTCCTCAATGTCACTGGGCAAGTCAAAATTGATCACGTGTTTCACATTGGAGATGTCCAGGCCACGTGCAGCCACCTatcaagacaaaaacacaatcagTCAAACAAGCACAAGGCAAACCACATGCTTCCAGTGAGCTCACAGACTCTACTCACAGCAGTGGCAACCATGATAGGGCAGCGTCCAGAACGGAACTGCTGGAGCGCTTCCTCACGATCACGCTGAGAGCGGTCGCCATGGATACTGGTGCAGGCATAGCCCTCGCGGTAGAGGAAGTCCTCAAGAGCGTCGGCACCCTTCTTAGTCTCCACAAACACCAGTGTGAGAGAATCCTTGCCTGCAAGGAGACAGTATTAATGCAGAAGTGTATTTGTGCATTTGTAACCATAATTATCTGAATTCAATGCAATATCAGCCAGTTTGCATCTCTACTGAAGTTTTGGCATGACTGCCATTTGCATGTAAGAGGATGAAATTGTCAAGCAcactgccatttaaaaaaaaaaaaaaaaaaaaaaaaaagttcactaCATGACTCTTCCCTCCCTTTAAGATACTAACAGAAGCCTTCTGCTACAGTCCTTGCTTAGATAATGTTGGCATGGTAACAATGACCCACAAGACTTTCTAAATCTAAAAGCACCTGTGACTCAGTGTTGCTATGGATATACATGAGAGCTTCATCAAGAGCCAGTCACTGTATCTACACATTTACTAGCATAACAGAAAAACCTAAAGTACCATCTTTATCTCTTCTGCAGCACTAAAGTCACTTCTAAATGAGCAATGGGGGGAAAAATTTCTTACCTGACTCTCCTATTCCACTCTATTAATATTAGTTCTACAAATGTTCTGCtacatatacaataaaatatgtaCACCCACGTATACCATCTGTTCACACAGAGCTTGACCAAGTCTGTTATTCTTACAACATATGACCCGTTGACATTAGCCaggtttccattacagatttatgcaaaacttttgcgatatTTTCTGAATGTACTATTGCGAAATGATGGCGTttccattaactgatgttatgcGACTAAAGTGAAATTTTTTCCTCACGCGataagtcattccaaaaatcatggcaacGGATGTTAGTAGGTTTAAGTATATCGCAGCCACTgcactagccattatttttaaatcgGAGGAGACATAGGCATGTTATCCAAGCAATAGCAAGGAAAGCCCCTTCTATTTAGGAGCGGCCACATATGaggtgtttctgggtgtttctcCCTCCTATCTGCTTTGAGGTCTTGATAAATTGTGGCATTTGGCATTTGCCTTTTATGAATTTAATAAAGAACtctgttttgtcttttgtcCAAACATACTGCGccatctttaaagaatgatcaACTTTTACATACGccaggtgacctgtaaatgtGAAACAACTTTCTATTGCAGTTCTgtgaaatatttcttttttgaaatgcctgaaaaaccacctcatgcAATATTTTTTGCGATATATGGGAGTTTTTACGAAATTGACATGTTTCCATTGGgcatattttcaatttgaaGAGTAATGGAAACACAGCTACTGTAAAACAGTGGACAAGGAAAGGCATCTAACCTGTGGCATTGAGCAGGTCGAGGAGGAAGGAGCGCTTGTCATTCTCTTCCACCCAAACCACTTTCTGGGTGATGTTCTCTGAGGTGGAGCCCACGCGGCCCACAGCCAGGAAGATGTACTCCTCCAGAAAGTCACGGGCCAGaatctataaataaaaaaggtacaGATGCAAAGAGTTCCTTATTAATAGAGGTTCATGCGGAGTCTTGCTAGTAAGCCTCAAATTAAATGCATGCATACCTGGATCTCTTTCGGGAAGGTGGCACTGAACATCATGGTCTGACGAGCACCTTTTGGAGGCATGGTGTCCTGCTCCACAATACGTCTGATCTGGGGTTCGAAACCCATATCAAGCATTCTGTCTGCCTCATCCAACACCAGATATCTACACAAAATATATCAAGACACTTTTCAGAACCAAGATGTATTGgaggttaaaaacaacctacAATGATTCTGCTATCAGCTTAGATCTTTTCTGTGCTACACTTACTTGCAGTAGTCCAGGCCAATCTTGCCTCGCTCCATCATGTCTACCAGACGACCAGGTGTGGCCACTAGCAGGTGACAGCCTCTTTCCAAATCACGGATCTGCTGGCCTATATCTGCGCCTCCGTATACTACACACGGGCGCACTCTGGAGCGATAAGCAAACTGCAGAAGATGAGAACAAAAATTTGTTGTGAGATAAGATTTCAATTGAACCAACTTTTGCAAACCTGTAATTGGTTCTTCAGTAAGATATACCTTTCTGGCCTCATCATAAATCTGAAGAGCAAGTTCTCTGGTTGGAGCCAGGACTAGAGAGATGGGAAACTGCTTACGACGGACGTACTTTCCATTCTCCTGCTTAAGaccaaaacaaaatgtattagtcCTAGAAGCAGAACTTCTTTCCCCCCCTCACAAGACTCTTTGCATTACTTTAGACcaataataaatcattaaattgATCTGTATAATAACCTGAGCACTGGCTTTGGTGGCCTGCAGTGCCTCTCCAGGTCCATCAGTGTAGATCTGACTGAGAACAGGAAGCAGGAAGGCTGCAGTCTTCCCCGAGCCTAAGTGAACGGAGCATACACACAAAGCATACTCTCAAACAGCTGCACACTGCAGTTTCATCCTGACAGGGCAGCTAATGCCACACTTTGCACAACCTGGTCTACACTGCAGCCTATTCTGACAAAGCCCAACCTGCTGAGACAGGAAGTGGCTCATCTAAGGGCAAGCTCACACTACAGGACAGTAAGACTACCTGAATTGATGTAATGCTCACACTACACAAGGTTTCTTGTCATCTGTTGTCATCTTGTCATAGCAGCACGCATACTACACAACACTTACGAGGTGCACAAACAAGACATTTGGTCAAGAGGTAGTTCCGACCAACAgcggggagaaaaaaaaaaaaaaaagaagtagtagtagttcTGGATTAGTTCCACCTTTTTGTTGCTTTGCACACACTACAAGATCATGTGGCAataatatcaaacaggtttgaaAATACTGCAGTCTGTACAGTCTCAGATCATGTCATTAATCGGCGCAAGAAGCAACAGCCGATTTGGCAGCGATCCGGGGGTTTTGTCGCAGACCTTGGAAATCTGTTTGCGACCACAAAATTCAGCCAAAAGTCATGTAGTATGAGCTTGCCTTAACCCTCACGTAAAGGGACCACATGAAGGCAAGTGCTGTTAGGTTAAAGTTTTAGAAGATGAGAAAGTTGACATACGAGTGACTCAAATCAAAGCAATACAAATGTCTAATGATGTGACTTACAGATTACCATTCTCactattcaaaaataaaatgttttatgttgcaTTTCCTAATGAAGTCACCGGCCAATGGTGCGTAACTGCATTTGGCACTTTTTGGACTGCATACAGTTGCATTCATGGATGCGTCACTGAAcgtttgaaaaacatttaattattcattcaatGGCATGAATTTGGGCTCTCACAATTACTCATTTTACTTAAGTCAACCAGAAAAGTATTCACTTAAATGGGTCAATGTTTACATTATGTAAATGACTCGCAACACAAAATGCAGTATCGGCAGTCTTTGCCATTTTTGGCAAGTCCAGCTAAAGCTATCTGCATTGTCCAACAGTgcaaaaaagtaaagtaaagtaatgTCCTGTTTGCTTAGTTTTACTGTAACCGCAGACTACATTTGCAATTATGTGATACAGTAATgcaattttaaaccattttccTTCAGCAGACTGACACGGTGGTCCACTGTCTAATGACCCACCTGTTTGTGCACAGGCCATCAGGTCCCTCTTGGCCTTGATGATGGGGATTGCATACTTCTGAACAGGAGTAGGGCGTGTATAGCGGCTTAAGTTGATGTTGCCCATAATGATCTCGCCCATATCCACATCATGGAACTGAAAAGATAAACAGAAATTATCCAAACATTTCATTTGCCAGTCTTGCACCtcatttgttttgctttgaCACTTGATTCTACAAGACACTATAATCATTAGGCTTACACTCTCAATATGCCCAGGAGAGTTTGTTCCAGTGGCCTCCACAGGAATGTCATCATACTTCTCAAAGTTAATCCCTGTGTTGCTCCCAGAGAACAGCTCACTGTCATtcaagagagagacagaagagaAAACAATGGCTTAATCACAACGACAGATGGACTCAGGAGACAAGGCACAGCGAATTTAGCAGTGGGCCACTTACTTTTCTAGACGCTCGTTGGGGGGCATTGGCTTTGACCAGTCCTCTTCATCTCTGGACTCTTCAACCCAACGACTGTTCCCTCCTGTTCCTCCTCCAAAGCCTCCACGCTCATATc of Ctenopharyngodon idella isolate HZGC_01 chromosome 9, HZGC01, whole genome shotgun sequence contains these proteins:
- the ddx3xa gene encoding DEAD-box helicase 3 X-linked a isoform X2, with product MSHVVVDGSHGLEQQLAVLDLNSADGQGAGTGRRYIPPHLRNKDVSQNAGNAYSSGRQSGYSVAPVQSYSPGWDGGRSNGFVNGYHDGRMNGTANFGRGPPRNDRGGRGSFRGSRNGGSFNQPMHNAGYGTYENKDGGWNSVVNRDAYTSFGGRSDRGKSAFFNDRGAGSRGRYERGGFGGGTGGNSRWVEESRDEEDWSKPMPPNERLENELFSGSNTGINFEKYDDIPVEATGTNSPGHIESFHDVDMGEIIMGNINLSRYTRPTPVQKYAIPIIKAKRDLMACAQTGSGKTAAFLLPVLSQIYTDGPGEALQATKASAQENGKYVRRKQFPISLVLAPTRELALQIYDEARKFAYRSRVRPCVVYGGADIGQQIRDLERGCHLLVATPGRLVDMMERGKIGLDYCKYLVLDEADRMLDMGFEPQIRRIVEQDTMPPKGARQTMMFSATFPKEIQILARDFLEEYIFLAVGRVGSTSENITQKVVWVEENDKRSFLLDLLNATGKDSLTLVFVETKKGADALEDFLYREGYACTSIHGDRSQRDREEALQQFRSGRCPIMVATAVAARGLDISNVKHVINFDLPSDIEEYVHRIGRTGRVGNLGLATSFYNDKNSNITKDLLDILVEAKQEVPSWLENLAYEHQHKSTNRGRPKRFSGGFGARDYRQMAGGGNTFGNRGARSAGGHGGNRGFGGNKGGFGSFGGDSYGGNYGNYGGNYAQVDWWGN
- the ddx3xa gene encoding DEAD-box helicase 3 X-linked a isoform X5, encoding MSHVVVDGSHGLEQQLAVLDLNSADGQGAGTGPGNAYSSGRQSGYSVAPVQSYSPGWDGGRSNGFVNGYHDGRMNGTANFGRGPPRNDRGGRGSFRGSRNGGSFNQPMHNAGYGTYENKDGGWNSVVNRDAYTSFGGRSDRGKSAFFNDRGAGSRGRYERGGFGGGTGGNSRWVEESRDEEDWSKPMPPNERLENELFSGSNTGINFEKYDDIPVEATGTNSPGHIESFHDVDMGEIIMGNINLSRYTRPTPVQKYAIPIIKAKRDLMACAQTGSGKTAAFLLPVLSQIYTDGPGEALQATKASAQQENGKYVRRKQFPISLVLAPTRELALQIYDEARKFAYRSRVRPCVVYGGADIGQQIRDLERGCHLLVATPGRLVDMMERGKIGLDYCKYLVLDEADRMLDMGFEPQIRRIVEQDTMPPKGARQTMMFSATFPKEIQILARDFLEEYIFLAVGRVGSTSENITQKVVWVEENDKRSFLLDLLNATGKDSLTLVFVETKKGADALEDFLYREGYACTSIHGDRSQRDREEALQQFRSGRCPIMVATAVAARGLDISNVKHVINFDLPSDIEEYVHRIGRTGRVGNLGLATSFYNDKNSNITKDLLDILVEAKQEVPSWLENLAYEHQHKSTNRGRPKRFSGGFGARDYRQMAGGGNTFGNRGARSAGGHGGNRGFGGNKGGFGSFGGDSYGGNYGNYGGNYAQVDWWGN
- the ddx3xa gene encoding DEAD-box helicase 3 X-linked a isoform X3, with amino-acid sequence MSHVVVDGSHGLEQQLAVLDLNSADGQGAGTGRRYIPPHLRNKDVSQNGNAYSSGRQSGYSVAPVQSYSPGWDGGRSNGFVNGYHDGRMNGTANFGRGPPRNDRGGRGSFRGSRNGGSFNQPMHNAGYGTYENKDGGWNSVVNRDAYTSFGGRSDRGKSAFFNDRGAGSRGRYERGGFGGGTGGNSRWVEESRDEEDWSKPMPPNERLENELFSGSNTGINFEKYDDIPVEATGTNSPGHIESFHDVDMGEIIMGNINLSRYTRPTPVQKYAIPIIKAKRDLMACAQTGSGKTAAFLLPVLSQIYTDGPGEALQATKASAQQENGKYVRRKQFPISLVLAPTRELALQIYDEARKFAYRSRVRPCVVYGGADIGQQIRDLERGCHLLVATPGRLVDMMERGKIGLDYCKYLVLDEADRMLDMGFEPQIRRIVEQDTMPPKGARQTMMFSATFPKEIQILARDFLEEYIFLAVGRVGSTSENITQKVVWVEENDKRSFLLDLLNATGKDSLTLVFVETKKGADALEDFLYREGYACTSIHGDRSQRDREEALQQFRSGRCPIMVATAVAARGLDISNVKHVINFDLPSDIEEYVHRIGRTGRVGNLGLATSFYNDKNSNITKDLLDILVEAKQEVPSWLENLAYEHQHKSTNRGRPKRFSGGFGARDYRQMAGGGNTFGNRGARSAGGHGGNRGFGGNKGGFGSFGGDSYGGNYGNYGGNYAQVDWWGN
- the ddx3xa gene encoding DEAD-box helicase 3 X-linked a isoform X1 yields the protein MSHVVVDGSHGLEQQLAVLDLNSADGQGAGTGRRYIPPHLRNKDVSQNAGNAYSSGRQSGYSVAPVQSYSPGWDGGRSNGFVNGYHDGRMNGTANFGRGPPRNDRGGRGSFRGSRNGGSFNQPMHNAGYGTYENKDGGWNSVVNRDAYTSFGGRSDRGKSAFFNDRGAGSRGRYERGGFGGGTGGNSRWVEESRDEEDWSKPMPPNERLENELFSGSNTGINFEKYDDIPVEATGTNSPGHIESFHDVDMGEIIMGNINLSRYTRPTPVQKYAIPIIKAKRDLMACAQTGSGKTAAFLLPVLSQIYTDGPGEALQATKASAQQENGKYVRRKQFPISLVLAPTRELALQIYDEARKFAYRSRVRPCVVYGGADIGQQIRDLERGCHLLVATPGRLVDMMERGKIGLDYCKYLVLDEADRMLDMGFEPQIRRIVEQDTMPPKGARQTMMFSATFPKEIQILARDFLEEYIFLAVGRVGSTSENITQKVVWVEENDKRSFLLDLLNATGKDSLTLVFVETKKGADALEDFLYREGYACTSIHGDRSQRDREEALQQFRSGRCPIMVATAVAARGLDISNVKHVINFDLPSDIEEYVHRIGRTGRVGNLGLATSFYNDKNSNITKDLLDILVEAKQEVPSWLENLAYEHQHKSTNRGRPKRFSGGFGARDYRQMAGGGNTFGNRGARSAGGHGGNRGFGGNKGGFGSFGGDSYGGNYGNYGGNYAQVDWWGN
- the ddx3xa gene encoding DEAD-box helicase 3 X-linked a isoform X7, with the translated sequence MSHVVVDGSHGLEQQLAVLDLNSADGQGAGTGRRYIPPHLRNKDVSQNDSPGWDGGRSNGFVNGYHDGRMNGTANFGRGPPRNDRGGRGSFRGSRNGGSFNQPMHNAGYGTYENKDGGWNSVVNRDAYTSFGGRSDRGKSAFFNDRGAGSRGRYERGGFGGGTGGNSRWVEESRDEEDWSKPMPPNERLENELFSGSNTGINFEKYDDIPVEATGTNSPGHIESFHDVDMGEIIMGNINLSRYTRPTPVQKYAIPIIKAKRDLMACAQTGSGKTAAFLLPVLSQIYTDGPGEALQATKASAQENGKYVRRKQFPISLVLAPTRELALQIYDEARKFAYRSRVRPCVVYGGADIGQQIRDLERGCHLLVATPGRLVDMMERGKIGLDYCKYLVLDEADRMLDMGFEPQIRRIVEQDTMPPKGARQTMMFSATFPKEIQILARDFLEEYIFLAVGRVGSTSENITQKVVWVEENDKRSFLLDLLNATGKDSLTLVFVETKKGADALEDFLYREGYACTSIHGDRSQRDREEALQQFRSGRCPIMVATAVAARGLDISNVKHVINFDLPSDIEEYVHRIGRTGRVGNLGLATSFYNDKNSNITKDLLDILVEAKQEVPSWLENLAYEHQHKSTNRGRPKRFSGGFGARDYRQMAGGGNTFGNRGARSAGGHGGNRGFGGNKGGFGSFGGDSYGGNYGNYGGNYAQVDWWGN
- the ddx3xa gene encoding DEAD-box helicase 3 X-linked a isoform X9, which gives rise to MSHVVVDGSHGLEQQLAVLDLNSADGQGAGTGRRYIPPHLRNKDVSQNAGNAYSSGRQSGYSVAPVQSFSPKQYPQSWHPEGNQRYRHNCPTGWNDFRTGSQRYPSQELSFYHTYTSGWPDRCDSPGWDGGRSNGFVNGYHDGRMNGTANFGRGPPRNDRGGRGSFRGSRNGGSFNQPMHNAGYGTYENKDGGWNSVVNRDAYTSFGGRSDRGKSAFFNDRGAGSRGRYERGGFGGGTGGNSRWVEESRDEEDWSKPMPPNERLENELFSGSNTGINFEKYDDIPVEATGTNSPGHIESFHDVDMGEIIMGNINLSRYTRPTPVQKYAIPIIKAKRDLMACAQTGSGKTAAFLLPVLSQIYTDGPGEALQATKASAQENGKYVRRKQFPISLVLAPTRELALQIYDEARKFAYRSRVRPCVVYGGADIGQQIRDLERGCHLLVATPGRLVDMMERGKIGLDYCKYLVLDEADRMLDMGFEPQIRRIVEQDTMPPKGARQTMMFSATFPKEIQILARDFLEEYIFLAVGRVGSTSENITQKVVWVEENDKRSFLLDLLNATGKDSLTLVFVETKKGADALEDFLYREGYACTSIHGDRSQRDREEALQQFRSGRCPIMVATAVAARGLDISNVKHVINFDLPSDIEEYVHRIGRTGRVGNLGLATSFYNDKNSNITKDLLDILVEAKQEVPSWLENLAYEHQHKSTNRGRPKRFSGGFGARDYRQMAGGGNTFGNRGARSAGGHGGNRGFGGNKGGFGSFGGDSYGGNYGNYGGNYAQVDWWGN
- the ddx3xa gene encoding DEAD-box helicase 3 X-linked a isoform X8; this encodes MSHVVVDGSHGLEQQLAVLDLNSADGQGAGTGHSPGWDGGRSNGFVNGYHDGRMNGTANFGRGPPRNDRGGRGSFRGSRNGGSFNQPMHNAGYGTYENKDGGWNSVVNRDAYTSFGGRSDRGKSAFFNDRGAGSRGRYERGGFGGGTGGNSRWVEESRDEEDWSKPMPPNERLENELFSGSNTGINFEKYDDIPVEATGTNSPGHIESFHDVDMGEIIMGNINLSRYTRPTPVQKYAIPIIKAKRDLMACAQTGSGKTAAFLLPVLSQIYTDGPGEALQATKASAQQENGKYVRRKQFPISLVLAPTRELALQIYDEARKFAYRSRVRPCVVYGGADIGQQIRDLERGCHLLVATPGRLVDMMERGKIGLDYCKYLVLDEADRMLDMGFEPQIRRIVEQDTMPPKGARQTMMFSATFPKEIQILARDFLEEYIFLAVGRVGSTSENITQKVVWVEENDKRSFLLDLLNATGKDSLTLVFVETKKGADALEDFLYREGYACTSIHGDRSQRDREEALQQFRSGRCPIMVATAVAARGLDISNVKHVINFDLPSDIEEYVHRIGRTGRVGNLGLATSFYNDKNSNITKDLLDILVEAKQEVPSWLENLAYEHQHKSTNRGRPKRFSGGFGARDYRQMAGGGNTFGNRGARSAGGHGGNRGFGGNKGGFGSFGGDSYGGNYGNYGGNYAQVDWWGN
- the ddx3xa gene encoding DEAD-box helicase 3 X-linked a isoform X6, encoding MSHVVVDGSHGLEQQLAVLDLNSADGQGAGTGRRYIPPHLRNKDVSQNDSPGWDGGRSNGFVNGYHDGRMNGTANFGRGPPRNDRGGRGSFRGSRNGGSFNQPMHNAGYGTYENKDGGWNSVVNRDAYTSFGGRSDRGKSAFFNDRGAGSRGRYERGGFGGGTGGNSRWVEESRDEEDWSKPMPPNERLENELFSGSNTGINFEKYDDIPVEATGTNSPGHIESFHDVDMGEIIMGNINLSRYTRPTPVQKYAIPIIKAKRDLMACAQTGSGKTAAFLLPVLSQIYTDGPGEALQATKASAQQENGKYVRRKQFPISLVLAPTRELALQIYDEARKFAYRSRVRPCVVYGGADIGQQIRDLERGCHLLVATPGRLVDMMERGKIGLDYCKYLVLDEADRMLDMGFEPQIRRIVEQDTMPPKGARQTMMFSATFPKEIQILARDFLEEYIFLAVGRVGSTSENITQKVVWVEENDKRSFLLDLLNATGKDSLTLVFVETKKGADALEDFLYREGYACTSIHGDRSQRDREEALQQFRSGRCPIMVATAVAARGLDISNVKHVINFDLPSDIEEYVHRIGRTGRVGNLGLATSFYNDKNSNITKDLLDILVEAKQEVPSWLENLAYEHQHKSTNRGRPKRFSGGFGARDYRQMAGGGNTFGNRGARSAGGHGGNRGFGGNKGGFGSFGGDSYGGNYGNYGGNYAQVDWWGN
- the ddx3xa gene encoding DEAD-box helicase 3 X-linked a isoform X4, yielding MSHVVVDGSHGLEQQLAVLDLNSADGQGAGTGRRYIPPHLRNKDVSQNGNAYSSGRQSGYSVAPVQSYSPGWDGGRSNGFVNGYHDGRMNGTANFGRGPPRNDRGGRGSFRGSRNGGSFNQPMHNAGYGTYENKDGGWNSVVNRDAYTSFGGRSDRGKSAFFNDRGAGSRGRYERGGFGGGTGGNSRWVEESRDEEDWSKPMPPNERLENELFSGSNTGINFEKYDDIPVEATGTNSPGHIESFHDVDMGEIIMGNINLSRYTRPTPVQKYAIPIIKAKRDLMACAQTGSGKTAAFLLPVLSQIYTDGPGEALQATKASAQENGKYVRRKQFPISLVLAPTRELALQIYDEARKFAYRSRVRPCVVYGGADIGQQIRDLERGCHLLVATPGRLVDMMERGKIGLDYCKYLVLDEADRMLDMGFEPQIRRIVEQDTMPPKGARQTMMFSATFPKEIQILARDFLEEYIFLAVGRVGSTSENITQKVVWVEENDKRSFLLDLLNATGKDSLTLVFVETKKGADALEDFLYREGYACTSIHGDRSQRDREEALQQFRSGRCPIMVATAVAARGLDISNVKHVINFDLPSDIEEYVHRIGRTGRVGNLGLATSFYNDKNSNITKDLLDILVEAKQEVPSWLENLAYEHQHKSTNRGRPKRFSGGFGARDYRQMAGGGNTFGNRGARSAGGHGGNRGFGGNKGGFGSFGGDSYGGNYGNYGGNYAQVDWWGN